The following is a genomic window from Pygocentrus nattereri isolate fPygNat1 chromosome 8, fPygNat1.pri, whole genome shotgun sequence.
TACCGTGAAGGCTGGAGGACAGTGTTCGGAGCCGACGCCAACGTGGTGGACCTTCACAAAATGGGTCCTTATTATTACGGCCTGGGCTCTCAAATGCTCCACTTCGACAGCCCGGAAAACCTGGAGATCGCTCAGATCGTCCTGCAGGTGAGCGCTGAGCTCCGAGGGGCTGAGAGCGATGGAGTGGAACAGAATCGAGTAGAATTACAGCGCAGTGGCTCAAAAGAAGGCCTGTGGTCAGACTCACGGTCGTTGCTCTACAGGATGACCAATTCATTAATACAAACGTgtaatctgtctgtctgtctgtctgtctttctgtctgtctgtctgtctgtctttctgtctgtctgtctgtctttctgtctctctgtcggtctgtctgtctattgaTCTATCGATCCATGTCTGTCGATCTTTCGATCTATCcatgtctatctgtctgtctgtttgtctgttgaTCTGTTTACCTActatgtctatctgtctatctagctATTTgtcttgtctgtctctctgtcctgtctgtctgtctctctctatctctctatctctctatctctctatccctctatcCGTCTggctatttgtctgtctgtctgtctgtctgtctgtctctgtatctatctaattgtctgtctgtctgtctatctatctagctagctagctatttgtttgtctgtctatctagctagctaattgtgcctgtctgtctctgtctatctctgtctctgtctgtctctctgtctgtctctctgtatatctgtctgtctctgtctgtctctctctctgtctgcctatctgttTATCTAATTGTTATTTTCTGTATTATCTGTATCTTACAGCTGTGCTAATGTTGTCATGTGCTGTGCTTTCAGTATTATTGTTAAATATGATTCAGAATCATTCCAAAAATAATCCAGTCACACTCACAAAAATGTGAGATTTTATAATGGCTTGAATTGTTTTCTAAAAAGCACTGTAATCAAAACAGACAGAGGTCAGAGAGTCACGGCCCTGTTAGTCAGCGTGGTTATTAAGGCTGACTCGTGTTACTCATAAGAGCGGTTTACCAGTTTAGGTCCTTTAGATTagcttctgtttttttagtGCTCAGTTCTTACGACTATCGTTCAGATTTTGAAAGACCGATATCTTGACTTCGATACTGATTCCTGGACTTCGTTTCCTTTAAAATCTagattatgtttgttttatgaaGTCATATGATTGCAGAGTCATCAAAGGAGCAGCGCACAGAATTTATGAAGCAACATGCTTATGgcactcagccaatcagctgtcTAGATTTAGAAACAAACATGGCTATTGGCTCACAGATCTGATTAAACTGGCATTTACATATTGGAATTTGATATTGAATGACATGGagtttttcagtgctgtgtggTATTGATGTAATACAGTTGGTaccataattatttaaaatttgatACCGAGCCATAGTGACTAGACGTTTATTTAGAATTAGGCCCCAAAATCCTGAGTCACCATCTACATGAGTTGTTGATAGACCTGGTGGTTGAATCGATTGAAGTATTTGGGCTTTTCATACTCTTTTCAgtcagcagggggcactctctGCACATAACGTGTTATGCAGCGTTGCTGGGCAGAATGGCCTCGGCGGCTGAGTGGCAGACACAGCCACTGCTCTCTGTAGGTTACAGCCTCCGTGGCGTCCAGCTGCTTCGCTCAGGTGCCATAAATACACTTTTGGCTTGTTAAAGCTTCTGTGTTTATCTCTTTCTCACCAAAGCTGGAGTGACCAGATGTGTCAACCAGCAGTGTCTGTGTCCCCACAGACTGGAAGGAAATTTGCAGGAAAAGAGGCTTGTAGTGATGCATCTGTCCAACACACTGACCTTATTAGTCAGACTGGGAATTGGCTGGACTTGGCTGATTCTGTGTCTTTGGTATGGTCACTCTAAAATGGAAGTACGTCATTCCGGTAGATTTTTGGGAGGATCGGAGCAGGGTGGGGGAGAGTGAGGGGGATCAgttgttctcctctcctctcagtAATTTGCTCATAACACATTAGACTTTGCTTATTAACAGTATGTTTTGATTGTGGTTGTTAAACTTGaccaaaaacatatattttaaaatcataACATTGTTAAATAACTAGACAGAGAGGATCCATATCGTCTGTCATGCTTTTATGTCCGTGTGCAAAGACCCATGGGAAACgaagttaagtgacccttattagtctcacaacagggatgtttaacccatccgtgcagtgaaacaccacatacacactagtgagcacacttgctcggcGCTGGGCAGCCCTGTCCCACCAGCCCTTtgagttgagggttaggtgtcttgctcaaaggcactttagtcatgtactgtcagctcaggggatcaaaccgacgaccttccagtcacagggctggttccctaacctccagcccacgactgcccccatataCATTTCAGCATCTTTATGTTGCTTTAGTGTAGGAGACTGagcttgctaaggtgttgctaggctctTACAATGGTATCagaggtggttgctaaggtgttgctaggctgttacaATGGTATccgaggtggttgctaaggtgttgctctGCCAAAAGAGAAAAGTGCGTTCAAACGTTTATCGGGCATAACAGTAATGTGTTAAATTTTTGCTATATATTTCGccgttgttggaagaaaaccttgtatctccgtttttgtcatttttcaggttttttgaAACCTTATTTTTCCAAGTTGCCGTTTACGTTGTATGTGAATGTCTTGATcgctggaccaaaagaaactgcccaaaatgacttggacaaaagtctggttccattgacttacattaaaagtgaagtatgttttttccttctcctgtaaagttgtgattttggagaaacaaagatttcttctgaaaacagcGACGTAAACCTTTATTACTCAACATAGATGTTTTCATTCACAACTTTAAGGGTACTTTAGTGTTCTGACACTGTTCTGATCTCTTCGTCCTCACCAGACCTTCATCGGACGTTTCCGACGTACCATGGACTCGTCCCAGAACGCGTACAACGAGGACACGTCGGCACTGGTGGAGCGGCTGGACTGCCTGGAGAGGGCGCTGTTCAAGGCTGGCCAGAGCGGCCTCAACGCCTTCCAGCTGTGGGAGAAAGGCAGAGCAGCCCAGCTGACCGCATCCAGCCTGGTCACCAACTATCGCAAGAGGAAGATCACTGACCTACAGGCCTGACGACACAATCCTAGAGACACATTAGAGCGATTGAAGgggtgtgagtgcgtgtgtgtgtgagagggtaAATGAGTGTATTATGGATCATTTTGTCTTTAATATACGTGTAAATTCTTAgaactatttttaaataaaaataaaacttttgtaCTATTTTGTGTGGTTGGGTGGACGAGCCGCTTCAATATTACACCGAATtggtaaattaattaaatgtgaaTATACAGAATTTACAGATTTTCTTTcagtcttttcattttttccagctGAACTGCTGACTTCAGTCTGAAGGTATATAATCATTCTGTCAGGTTTGTTTACAGTGTAGTGGCCTTGATGGGAAATGAGCAGCCGGATGGCAACATGCCGGTCCGGAGCCACATaggactcttttactgccctgttgtggctccacagaaTTAGATTtagaggtaaaaataaaataatcctcctctacagtaaaataaagttttgctgatccttcaacacccTTTAACAATAagtggtcttaaatgctggagttaatgtagaactgctgtttcaccctttaaccctgaagatcagagcagactgctggtcactatagcaacgcagacaacagtcttgcccagctagtagctacctaaatgacaaagagagagatttaggaTGAACATCAGTCATTTTTAGAGACTAATGTACTTTAGTCTACGTTCACATTAGCACGTTGAagatttttttgccctaatgtgactcagatctaatgatttcagggctgtgtggatgcaaatctgatcttttcaaaaccgacctgagccactttcatatgtggttctagatcggatacgtatccaatTCATGaccatgcgaccttaatgtgatgctcagattgaattcatgtgctttttccaCTGCGCATGCGCCccgtcattcagcgttaccatggcagcagcgccaaacagaagttaaagcctgtaaacggtggaaaagcagctcatctcaccttttcctccttcgtctggctctcaTTTCCTTAAAGATGAAGCCCCTTTTATTCACATCTTTTATTAAGACTGTATTTCAACTACAAATCTGAATTAACTTGAAGTTGGATTGACAAAACCGTTACTATGcaatcacaggtggttgctcaGGTATTGATTCGTTATCCTAGGTAGTTGTGAAGTTGTTGTAGGccgttgttatggtatcccaggtggttacgaAGATGTCACTAGGGAGTTGCTATTGTATTCCAGGTGATAattaagatgttgctaggccgttGCTATGGTGTCACAGGTGGTTGCTCAGGTGTTGATTTATTATCGCAGGTAGTTGTGAAGTTGttctaggccattgctatggtatcccaggtggttacgaAGATGTCACTAGGGAGTTGCTATTGTATTCCAGGTGATAATTAAGATGTTGCCAGGCCGTTGCCATGATATCACAGGTGATTACTAatatgttgctaggccattgctatggtatcccagcaAGTTGCTAAGACgttgtttggctgtttttatggtatctcaggtggtaaCTAAGacattgctaggccattgctgtgatatcttggtatcccaagtggttgtgAAGTtgttgctgtgttatcccagaTTGttactaagatgttgctaggtcattgctattgtatcccaACTGGTTACGAAGatgttgctaagctgttgctgtggtatctgaAGTGATTACTAAAATGTTggtaggctgttgctatgcaatcccaggtggttgctcagGTGTTGATTTGTTATTTGGTGGTGGAGTTGTTGttaggtcattgctatggtatcccaggtggttcctaagatgttgctaggccaaaAGGCAAACGAGTGTTCAAACTAGCTGGAGAACAGTTTTAGATGCACCTACCAAGTGTTTGATGTAAGAAAGATTTTCCAGCCACCTGAACTTTTAGAATGTTTCTCAGAAGTCCTGATTAtgaacacagcactgtttaatgctgCCTTACTTTTACGTGCAGTGTTGGTGGGGCACAGtttggttgggatagtgtagtggttaacaactctgccttctacactgtagactggggttcaatcccccaccagggcaagcaccctacactataccaataggagtccttgggcaagactcctaacaccaccttggcctgtaaaatgaccaaattgtaagtcgctctggataagagcgtcagccaaatgccataaatgtaaacggTGGGCAGCAGAATTTTGTCTAGTCAGATGCACCTTTACTGTGTCATGTTCTCGTGTGGCAGCAGAGCGCTGAGGTTGGTTTAAGCACTAAACCGCAATGAAAGGGCTCCGTGTCAGCAGCAGCTCTGCCTCTGCATTTGGTGTTGACCTTTCAGCTGAACCTTTGTCTTCAGTTTGCtggctgtttgtttattagagGTGACATTCAGATGCGGTTTGTTGTGTTTCCAGTTGTGTTTCCAAAAATCTCATTGTGTTTGTCAGTAAAAAGATAACATGCTCTATAACACTCAGACCAAGTAATCCTGTCATTGTTGCTTTATTCTGCTGTGTATTGTGACTGCAGTACAACCTGCACTATATTAAAACCTCatcttacatttttctcattttttacatttttttctcatgaGATCCTCTTACATAATTTGTGTGGTACTCTGGTCctttaaacaggctggtttttttttactgcccCTTTAAGaatgatatatgtaaacaaGCTCTGTTCTGGTTCGATGCCCTCCTGGCATAGACACTACATGTAACTTCACTGTAAGTGGGCGGTGCTGAACCCTGTAGACTGTTTAAATGGATTTGTGTGGGTCTCTGTGGTCAGGCTGGGTTTGCGTGGGTCTCTGTGTTCAGGCTGGGTTTGCGTGGGTCTCTGTGTTCAGGCTGGGCTTGCGTGGGTCTCTGTGTTCAGGCTGGGCTTGCGTGGGTCTCTGTGTTCAGGCTGGGTTTGCGTGGGTCTCTGTGTTCAGGCTGGGTTTGCGTGGGTCTCTGTGTTCAGGCTGGGTTTGCGTGGGTCTCTGTGTTCAGGCTGGGTTTGCGTGGGTCTCTGGTCAGGCTGGGTTTGCGTGGGTCTCTGGTCAGGCTGGGTTTGCGTGGGTCTCTGTGTTCAGGCTGGGTTTGCGTGGGTCTCTGGTCAGGCTGGGTTTGCGTGGGTCTCTGTGTTCAGGCTGGGTTTGCGTGGGTCTCTGTGTTCAGGCTGGGTTTGCGTGGGTCTCTGTGTTCAGGCTGGGTTTGCGTGGGTCTCTGTGTTCAGGCTGGGTTTGCGTGGGTCTCTGTGTTCAGGCTGGGTTTGCGTGGGTCTCTGTGTTCAGGCTGGGTTTGCGTGGGTCTCTGTGGTCAGGCTGGGTTTGCGTGGGTCTCTGTGTTCAGGCTGGGTTTGCGTGGGTCTCTGAGGTCAGGCTGGGTTTGCGTGGGTCTCTGTGTTCAGGCTGGGTTTGCGTGGGTCTCTGTGTTCAGGCTGGGTTTGCGTGGGTCTCTGTGTTCAGGCTGGGTTTGCGTGGGTCTCTGTGGTCAGGCTGGGTTTGCGTGGGTCTCTGTGTTCAGGCTGGGTTTGCGTGGGTCTCTGAGGTCAGGCTGGGTTTGCGTGGGTCTCTGTGTTCAGGCTGGGTTTGCGTGGGTCTCTGAGGTCAGGCTGGGTTTGCGTGGGTCTCTGTGTTCAGGCTGGGTTTGCGTGGGTCTCTGTGTTCAGGCTGGGTTTGCGTGGGTCTCTGTGTTCAGACTGGGTTTGCGTGGGTCTCTGTGTTCAGGCTGGGTTTGCGTGGGTCTCTGTGTTCAGGCTGGGTTTGCGTGGGTCTCTGTGTTCAGGCTGGGTTTGCGTGGGTCTCTGTGTTCAGGCTGGGTTTGCGTGGGTCTCTGGTCAGGCTGGGTTTGCGTGGGTCTCTGTGTTCAGGCTGGGTTTGCGTGGGTCTCTGGTCAGGCTGGGTTTGCGTGGGTCTCTGTGTTCAGGCTGGGTTTGCGTGGGTCTCTGTGTTCAGGCTGGGTTTGCGTGGGTCTCTGTGTTCAGGCTGGGTTTGCGTGGGTCTCTGGTCAGGCTGGGTTTGCGTGGGTCTCTGTGTTCAGGCTGGGTTTGCGTGGGTCTCTGGTCAGGCTGGGTTTGCGTGGGTCTCTGTGTTCAGGCTGGGTTTGCGTGGGTCTCTGTGTTCAGGCTGGGTTTGCGTGGGTCTCTGTGTTCAGGCTGGGTTTGCGTGGGTCTCTGTGTTCAGGCTGGGTTTGCGTGGGTCTCTGTGTTCAGGCTGGGTTTGCGTGGGTCTCTGTGTTCAGGCTGGGTTTGCGTGGGTCTCTGTGTTCAGGCTGGGTTTGCGTGGGTCTCTGTGTTCAGGCTGGGTTTGCGTGGGTCTCTGGTCAGGCTGGGTTTGCGTGGGTCTCTGTGGTCAGGCTGGGTTTGCGTGGGTCTCTGTGGTCAGGCTGGGTTTGCGTGGGTCTCTGTGTTCAGGCTGGGTTTGCGTGGGTCTCTGTGTTCAGGCTGGGTTTGCGTGGGTCTCTGTGTTCAGGCTGGGTTTGTGTGGATGGAGTCCTAGCTGTTTGCTCATGTGTTAAATGCAGGTCAGCTTGCTGATACTGGTGAATGGAAGATATCGATGTTGGCCTCTGGCACGGTCACTTCGATCCTGACTTTAGTGTGGCTTTGGCGAGGGAGATTATAATCGACTGTTAGAGACGGCAGGTCAGTCACAGAGGCGGCTGTTCAGTGTCCCCTTTTTTCCTGTTATGTCActggtgagtttgtgttctGGCTTGTGATGTAGTCACTGTACTTCCCTCATATCAGCACTGAGCTGTTCTTTCCATCTGATCTTGTGATGCTTTTCATAAGAACTGCATTGTATGAACTACAGTCAGTTTCTTGGCAACTTTTTAATAAATGCACTTAAAATTGCTTCACTTAAAATCAATATTAAAGAGCCCGTATGGAAAAACGAAGATTCACTTTTGGGTAATGAATTTTAttatatggttttatacagtGTCTAAACACACatcattcactcctcagtctTCACTGACAGCCTGTTTTGAGCTcaattttttgtgatgtcactaaagcaagaatttacatacagtatgcAAATATTTCAAATACCATGTTATGCTgacacagactgtagtccatctgtttctctgatcctttgttagccccctttgaccctgttcttcagtggtcaggacccccatggaccctcacagagcaggtactgtttgggtggcggatcattctcagcactgcagtaacactgacatggtggtggtgtgttagtgtgtgttgtgcgggtctgagtgcatcagacacagcagcgctgctggagcttctaaacacctcagtgtcgccggctggactgagaatagtccaccaaccaaaaatatccagccaacagcgtcctgtgaccactgatgagggactagaggatgaccaacgcaaactgtgcagcagcagatgagctgtcgtctctgactttacatctacaaggtggaccgacaaggtaggagcgtctaatagagtggacacagtgtttaaaacctccagcagcactgctgtgtctgatccattcagaccagcacaacactcactaacacaccaccaccacatcaggtgttactgcagtgctgagaatgattgaccacccaaatagtacctgctctgtgagggtccatgggggtcctgaccactgaagaacagggtaacagagcatcagagaaacagatggactacagtctgtaactgtagaactacaaagtgcagctatacagtaagtggagctgatcaaatggacaatgagtgcagaaacaaagaggtggtcatgatgttacgacTGATCAGTGTTGACTTAAGAGAGttctcagaaataaaaggtTCTACCTTCAGTGGTCTAAGGTATCTCAAGGCAATGCCTTTGTAATGCTGAAAAGGTGAGTGTACTATGTAAgagttttgctgttttgctgaAAGTGAGCTCTTTCCTCTATACCTCAAAACTCCACTGACCGCAGACAGAACCTCAGAATTCCAGGCCAATGATTTATTGAAGCaaacaaaatgatctgccagtgcAGTGAGATCTTGTCCCATGATAAAACGgcttaaaatgtgtaaaagagGCTTAGAAATAGGGTTAGAAACATTGCAGTATGCTTCACCTTAATTTACTGATTCTTATCAAGCCCATAAGAAGAAATCATGATTATATCTAAGATGTCACTACAGTAGCATTCTTGGCAGCGCACTTTCTGTCAGCCCTTAAGAGAAAACATGACAATGTATGTTTTTGTCTCTGCACGACCAGAACTAAGGAGCTCTGGTATAGAGTGTGTGCAGGTCAGTGGGTGTTTGTCTTGACTTTTTTGATGGATAACAAACATTTAGTTCTTTAGCTTTgtgcaaacccagactcgtccatcaggcTGGCAgtcagagaagtgtgattcacaGTGTGATTCTTTTACTGATGGAGTAAAAGAGACAGGACTAAAttaagaaagaaagtaagacagaaagacagaaagacagaaagaaagaaagaaagaaagaaagaaagaagtgagcagtggtggacaaagtacacaaaccatgtacttgagttaaagtagagatgcccaaggtaaaatatcactccagtaaaagtagaagttcctccctttagacctccacttgagtaaaagtactaaagtatttaccttcaaatgtacttaagtataaagtaaaagtactaaaagagtaattctggctctgatgtcctgttatcatttttataaccagactggcttcatgaactcatttcaggtgaaagtcctccagcgtctctcttggtaaaccagtcttttaatagaacgtcattaattagtgacgctgacgtctattaaaatgatcagaagcacaaaacactgaaggtaaacagtttccatcagggagaaccgagtggctctgaaatcactttttacacacaagcaaagtttcagtttcagatttatttacaacttagttccaagtttaagttgaataaaaactggctttaaactcaggatcacagatgagctcctttactatgttgatctgtaggcgtctgttcataaacataaaccagcccaaactaatttactataaaatgaaatggtgtttgtagaaattcagaaaaaagccgcgtcagtctcgactgcatatgtggacatatttctatattgtgctctatttacacaaagttaggttagttcatcatttatgttgaacagactctcccaaagttttacgctgctgcgctgacgttgaaccgtgtgctgcactgggtcggtctgaccaacaggtcaaaaccagctctaaacaaagtgaccgctgggccctgattggtgctctggctttgcgcttctttcgttttgacatgttatgtttttatacacacagaaaccaaaaggaacaacagatttctcaaaatgtaggaggaaaaagtcggatattagactctgaaatgtagtggagtgaaaggaaaaagtcgcccagaaatggagaaacttcagtacagatacaccaaaaatactaaagtacagaaactaattacatttactcagttactgtccaccacttgTGGTTCACCACTCCACAGATTACACTTCCactggcggcgctttacaccactccatccgacacttggcattgtgcttggtgacgtaaggcttacatgcagctgctcggccatgaagCTCCTAGTtcttttgtgctgatgttgatcagaggaggtttggagctctgcagttattgagccAGCAGAGCGTTGGTGACTTTTAATGCATCGTCCAACAGAAACGCCcgtttttgtgtccctagcatttacagatatgttgcacttaaaaaaaacgttagttacattttatttatattttaaaataaaactacattATTTAACAGTTGCACTTTCCTGAGCCTCAATTTCACAATATTGGCTTTTAAATCGattatctagaattccaagcaccaaaGAAGTGCTCATCCCCACAGTTGTGTAAAGGCTGAAGCCAGATTTTgagtaaaaaaacatgttttttctgcagttttaactacaataatctatacatgactatggaatatataaattaaatgagaCAAAGGAAACTAATGCCAAATGGActccaggagtcgtgtcactggttttactgtataacaaaaaaaatcagtatttgGGTCTTTAtttgtagctaacaagtaaatgTGAATTTGTATTGTGATCCAACTACCGCTTTAAATCTGGTGAGCAACCTTTTGAAACAGCACCCTCTGTTTAACcccagaggagaggagaggaggaggccACTCTGGTACGAGACTTGTGCAGTTCCGCAGGCTCCGCTGCAGCAGGGCCGTGTGCTGTATCTGATGTGCTGTATCTAATCGATAAAGTGAATCAGATCCTGTGATCCTCACTGAGCTCATCTGTGCTGAGAGTCAGGCCTTCATCCTGTCCTGCAGTGAAGATTCCTCACCACAATCCACTCTttcagccagggtccttacggACATGCACACGATATTCACTCAGTAATGTATTTGCAGTTCTTTCGTACAATATTACAACctttcattttcagattttattgaaaaataaactttttaaaatgaatagctGAAATAAAACGATATATTGAATATATACATTTAGATTtatcacactgtaaactgaTTATTGTCAAAATTGGCACAAAGATAGAGCCTGACCTTTCAAAAGAGTACAGACACGTCCAAATAAATAAGCACCAGCCTtgagactgaagaacaggtcagaactgttcacagtggtggtgataggaaccagacatccacctctaaaagctccctcatatgaagttattacatgaaatgtattcactgcctgatgtttgAGATGTTTAATGATAATTTTGAGAAGAGTTTGACTtcagacatacactatatgaacaaaagtatCAGGACATCTCCAGGatcttttatgaatcccattctaaatccatatgcattaatatggaattatttgcagctctaacagcttccactcttcttggaagctttctacaagagtTTGGAGCATGTCTATGGGTATTTATGcccgttcatccagaagagcatttgtgaggtcagacactgatgttggatgagagggccttgctcacaatctctgttctagttcatcccaaaggtgttgatggggttgaggtcagggctctgtgagggccagtcaagctcttccacaccaaactcacccagccatgtctttatggagctgctttgtgcactggggctcagtcatgcttgGAAGTGTACAActgtccagaatgtcttggtgctgaagcattaagatttcccttcactggaactaagggttctaggccaactcctgaaacacaaccccatatcattatccctcctccaccaaacgttactcttggcacaatgcagtcaggcaggtgatgttctcctggcattcgccaaacccagactcgtccatccgactgagagatagagaagctgattcgtCTCTCCACACGTCTCACCACGATGTAAGGCTtacatgcagctgcttggccttggaaactcatgCCATGAAACTTCTCGTGCACAATTTTTGTGCTGATcttgatgccagaggaggttttaATTCTGCAGTTATGGCTCAGCAGAGCGTTGGTGTCTTTTATGCTCTACGCTCCTCAGCACTCAGCGacccgctctgtaactttacatggtctgacacTTCGTGGTTGAGTTCCTGTCATTCCTAAACGCTTCCACTTTTTCAATAGTACCACTCCGAGTGATCTTagaatatctaggagggaagagGTTTTGGTGGCGTCCTATTACAGAAATACACTTGAactcagtgagctctttagaccCATTCTTTTACAGATGTCTGTAAAGGCaggctgcatggctaggtgcttgattttatacacctgaatCCAATGATCAAGAGGTGTGTACCAATACTTCTGtccatacagtgtatttttttgagATAAATCATAGAGAAGAGGtagtgttataaggcaaaatagtccctaaagaaaacttgTCTTTTCAGATTatccactattttatcatcatcaatatTCCATAATAACTCAGAAGTCTCgtgtagcttcactggtggttttggatagtaaataaaaaggctctgtttgtgttgtagtcatggtgacctctggttcccatcaaccatttcacaccaaaataCTCTGAATGGCCCACTCTCTGCTCAGGATTCTAGGTAAACTAGCAAAATGAATT
Proteins encoded in this region:
- the gins3 gene encoding DNA replication complex GINS protein PSF3; protein product: MDTQSYMPVPPGVGMEENYLSLDDILLSQERLPCKTDTGFPGLGFLEKNTENRHIPEGTKMEMPLWLAKGLYERKRRVISVELPKVYREGWRTVFGADANVVDLHKMGPYYYGLGSQMLHFDSPENLEIAQIVLQTFIGRFRRTMDSSQNAYNEDTSALVERLDCLERALFKAGQSGLNAFQLWEKGRAAQLTASSLVTNYRKRKITDLQA